From Paenibacillus graminis, a single genomic window includes:
- a CDS encoding sortase codes for MKKRSGLVIAVKLVFVLSLCVLLYSAFQILKAPVEARQALQIWEKKREEAPSIYHKGEETPLPDGMVSPPEGTHPFKPAYTAGDIIGEIYLPRLDKRIAIVEGTERPQLKKGAGHDKNSAPIGAAGNSVLAGHRDTVFRGLGALQKDDRIEVETAEGKFIYSVTASTIVDGDARGVIKQSDEAVLTLITCYPFTYVGSAPDRYLLSAALLKDETLYRK; via the coding sequence ATGAAGAAGCGTTCCGGACTGGTCATTGCCGTGAAGCTGGTCTTCGTACTCTCTTTGTGTGTACTGCTCTATTCAGCCTTCCAAATCCTCAAAGCACCGGTGGAAGCGCGTCAAGCCCTGCAGATATGGGAGAAAAAGAGGGAGGAAGCTCCCAGTATATACCATAAGGGAGAAGAAACACCCCTGCCTGACGGAATGGTCTCTCCACCAGAGGGAACCCACCCGTTCAAGCCAGCCTACACTGCGGGTGATATTATCGGGGAAATTTATCTGCCCAGGCTGGATAAGCGGATTGCCATTGTGGAGGGCACAGAACGCCCGCAGCTGAAAAAGGGTGCCGGACATGATAAGAACAGTGCTCCAATCGGCGCTGCCGGCAACAGTGTGCTGGCCGGCCACCGTGACACGGTGTTCCGGGGACTCGGTGCTTTGCAGAAAGATGACCGGATTGAGGTGGAGACTGCTGAAGGTAAATTCATCTATAGCGTTACAGCCAGCACGATTGTAGACGGGGACGCCAGAGGGGTTATCAAGCAGAGCGATGAGGCCGTGCTCACGCTCATTACCTGCTATCCGTTTACTTATGTCGGCTCCGCACCGGACCGCTATCTGCTCTCAGCGGCTCTGCTTAAGGATGAGACATTGTATAGAAAGTGA
- a CDS encoding LLM class flavin-dependent oxidoreductase, which translates to MNKLQDIPFSVLDLAPIVEGGTAADSFHNTLDLARHAEAWGYHRYWLAEHHNMPGIASSATSLVIGHVAAGTKSIRVGSGGIMLSNHAPLMIAEQFGTLESLYPGRIDLGLGRAPGSDQAAARAMRRGLGQDGSEFPEQLSELRAYFDPEGAGSRPLGVRAVPGEGLNVPIWLLGSSGFSAQLAGQLGLPFAFASHFAPDYLLPALHLYRTSFKPSAVLDKPHVMVGLGITAAETTEQARWLATSQQQQFLNIIRGRTGKLQPPVDSMEGLWSPQEKAMLLSKQLYSIAGDQTAIKERLLQIVEETQADEFIVASQIYDHTARLHSYELVAELVKGS; encoded by the coding sequence GTGAACAAACTGCAGGACATTCCGTTTTCCGTGCTGGATCTGGCTCCAATTGTGGAGGGGGGAACGGCAGCGGACTCTTTTCATAACACGCTTGATCTGGCCCGCCATGCTGAAGCTTGGGGCTACCACCGCTACTGGCTCGCAGAGCATCATAATATGCCGGGCATTGCCAGCTCCGCCACTTCGCTGGTGATTGGCCACGTGGCGGCAGGCACCAAGAGTATCCGCGTAGGGTCAGGAGGCATCATGCTCTCCAATCATGCGCCGCTGATGATTGCCGAGCAATTCGGCACACTCGAATCCCTCTATCCCGGCCGCATCGACCTCGGGCTGGGCCGGGCTCCCGGCTCTGACCAGGCTGCGGCCCGGGCCATGCGCCGCGGACTGGGCCAGGACGGCAGTGAATTCCCTGAGCAGCTCAGCGAGCTAAGAGCTTACTTCGATCCGGAGGGTGCCGGCTCACGTCCGCTTGGCGTGCGCGCGGTACCCGGCGAAGGGCTGAATGTGCCCATCTGGCTGCTCGGCTCCAGCGGCTTCAGCGCCCAATTGGCGGGGCAGCTCGGGTTGCCCTTCGCTTTTGCCAGCCATTTCGCACCCGATTATCTGCTGCCTGCTCTTCACCTGTACCGCACCAGCTTCAAGCCGTCGGCGGTGCTCGATAAACCTCATGTAATGGTGGGACTTGGCATCACGGCAGCGGAAACCACAGAACAGGCCCGCTGGCTGGCCACCTCGCAGCAGCAGCAGTTCCTCAACATTATCCGTGGCCGTACCGGCAAGCTGCAGCCGCCGGTAGACAGCATGGAGGGACTATGGTCCCCTCAGGAAAAAGCCATGCTGCTCAGCAAGCAGCTGTACTCCATCGCCGGAGACCAAACGGCAATTAAGGAAAGACTGCTGCAGATCGTGGAAGAAACGCAGGCTGACGAATTCATTGTCGCCTCGCAAATCTACGACCATACTGCACGCTTGCATTCTTATGAGCTTGTTGCCGAGCTGGTTAAGGGAAGCTAG
- the pgmB gene encoding beta-phosphoglucomutase: MKMKPYEHPPALYPYRDWSIDEDIYKEEHNQRSESVFALGNGYIGMRGNFEEGYHGHAGTSVAGNYLNGFFDSEPIVYPEGAYGYPGRNQAMLNVTDARIIELSVEGHAFHLNSGTVHRYERRLDMKSGILHREVEWESPAGHRVLLQIRRMVALQHKHLAAIEYRVTALNFGGTLKLESAMDGKIVRPEASGDPRLGAGSTEPSLLLEDTGDEGAGGFLWMKQRTRHTGFALVTAMGHALQAETGREMGRQLAGQRVSVCYAAAVRSGESVTLSKYITYHTSKDYDEEELFSRSASVLDMAGRCGFAGLAAEQQAYLDTFWSHTDVEITGDPALQQGIRFNAFQLLQSAGRDGVTNIGAKGLTGEGYEGHYFWDTEMYMLPFFTYTQPAVSRALLEFRYATLGKARERAAVMSQKGALYPWRTIDGAENSAYFPAGTAQAHINADIAYGIKQYVQATGDEEFLAAKGAEILFETSRFWADLGHYNPARGGAFCIDAVTGPDEYTAIVNNNAYTNLMVRDQLLYAYETADWLRREYPGDYTRLQHGMGLSAEEADGWLEAAEKMFIPFDKALGIYAQDDTFLSKQKWDFEQTPADKYPLLLNYHPLVIYRHQVLKQADLVMALFLLGDQFTLADKIRNYQYYEPLTTHDSSLSPCIHSIVSAEIGDLAGAYAYFDRTVRMDLDDINRNAKDGLHMAAMAGSWMSIVNGFGGMRQYNGQLCFSPALPEQWESYRFKITYSGQLLDIYVSREAAVYTLLEGEGLEIRHKEESLRLSPQEPVRVPLAKRLEAVIFDLDGVITDTAEYHYLAWQALADELGVPFSREKNERLKGVSRMESLDIVLEDSGLGLPEAAKLRLAEQKNDHYREMIGRITPADLLPGIPELLDSLRKGGILVGLASASLNAPVILERLGAAHWFQAAADPASLRKGKPDPEIFLQAAELLGVTPGNCIGVEDAAAGIAAIKAAGMKAVGIGSPAQLGDADLLLPRTVELSVEKLLELLRQ, translated from the coding sequence ATGAAAATGAAGCCCTATGAGCATCCGCCGGCGCTGTATCCATACCGGGACTGGAGTATTGACGAGGATATCTATAAGGAGGAGCACAACCAGAGGAGCGAGAGCGTGTTCGCACTGGGCAATGGATATATCGGCATGCGCGGCAATTTCGAGGAAGGTTACCACGGCCATGCCGGAACTTCGGTTGCGGGGAACTATCTGAATGGTTTCTTTGATTCTGAGCCGATTGTGTATCCCGAAGGGGCTTACGGGTATCCAGGCCGCAACCAGGCGATGCTGAATGTGACCGATGCCCGGATCATTGAGCTGAGTGTTGAGGGCCATGCCTTCCATCTGAACAGTGGTACGGTACACCGCTACGAGCGCAGGCTGGATATGAAAAGCGGCATTCTTCACCGTGAAGTGGAATGGGAATCGCCTGCGGGCCACCGGGTGCTGCTGCAAATCCGGCGGATGGTTGCCTTGCAGCATAAGCATCTTGCCGCCATCGAATACCGGGTAACGGCGCTGAACTTCGGCGGCACGTTGAAGTTGGAGTCCGCCATGGATGGGAAGATCGTCCGGCCGGAGGCAAGCGGTGATCCCCGGTTAGGGGCGGGCAGCACGGAGCCCAGCCTGCTGCTGGAAGACACAGGGGATGAGGGTGCCGGCGGCTTTCTGTGGATGAAGCAGCGGACGCGGCATACCGGGTTCGCGCTGGTGACGGCAATGGGTCATGCGCTGCAGGCGGAGACGGGCCGCGAGATGGGACGCCAGCTGGCCGGGCAGCGGGTCTCGGTGTGTTATGCCGCTGCCGTCCGCAGCGGAGAGAGCGTCACGCTGAGCAAATATATCACGTATCATACCTCCAAGGATTATGACGAGGAGGAGCTCTTTAGCCGGAGCGCCTCTGTGCTGGATATGGCGGGAAGATGCGGTTTTGCCGGGCTGGCTGCTGAACAGCAGGCCTACCTGGATACTTTCTGGAGTCATACGGATGTAGAGATTACCGGTGACCCGGCGCTGCAGCAGGGAATCCGCTTCAATGCTTTTCAGCTGCTGCAGTCTGCCGGCCGTGACGGGGTAACGAATATCGGCGCCAAAGGCCTGACCGGTGAAGGGTATGAAGGCCATTATTTCTGGGATACCGAAATGTATATGCTGCCGTTCTTTACCTACACCCAGCCTGCAGTCAGCCGGGCGCTGCTGGAGTTCCGTTATGCCACACTCGGCAAAGCGCGGGAACGGGCGGCGGTGATGTCGCAGAAGGGGGCGCTATATCCGTGGCGCACCATCGACGGTGCCGAGAACTCGGCCTATTTCCCGGCAGGCACGGCCCAGGCCCATATCAATGCCGATATTGCCTATGGCATCAAGCAGTATGTGCAGGCGACCGGTGATGAAGAGTTTCTCGCCGCGAAGGGTGCGGAAATTCTGTTCGAAACGTCGCGCTTCTGGGCGGACCTTGGCCATTACAATCCTGCACGCGGCGGGGCCTTCTGCATTGACGCCGTAACCGGGCCTGATGAATATACGGCCATTGTGAACAATAATGCCTATACGAACCTTATGGTGCGGGATCAGCTACTGTATGCCTATGAGACGGCGGACTGGCTCCGCCGCGAATATCCCGGTGATTATACACGGCTGCAGCATGGGATGGGGCTAAGTGCGGAGGAGGCAGACGGCTGGCTGGAAGCTGCGGAGAAGATGTTTATTCCTTTTGACAAGGCTTTGGGCATTTATGCGCAGGATGATACATTTCTGAGCAAGCAGAAATGGGATTTCGAGCAGACTCCGGCCGATAAATACCCGCTGCTGCTGAACTATCACCCGCTGGTCATCTACCGCCACCAGGTGCTGAAGCAGGCCGATCTGGTCATGGCCTTGTTCCTGCTCGGCGATCAATTCACCCTGGCCGATAAAATCCGCAATTATCAGTATTATGAGCCGCTGACGACTCACGATTCTTCCCTGTCGCCGTGCATTCACAGTATTGTCTCCGCCGAAATCGGCGATTTGGCCGGAGCCTATGCCTACTTCGACCGTACGGTACGGATGGATCTGGATGATATCAACCGCAACGCCAAGGACGGGCTGCACATGGCCGCAATGGCAGGCTCCTGGATGTCGATTGTGAACGGCTTCGGCGGAATGCGCCAATATAACGGACAACTATGCTTTAGTCCCGCGCTGCCGGAGCAGTGGGAGAGCTACCGCTTCAAAATCACGTACAGCGGACAACTGCTGGACATCTATGTCAGCCGAGAGGCAGCAGTGTATACGCTGCTTGAGGGGGAAGGTCTTGAGATCCGGCACAAGGAGGAGTCGCTGCGCCTGTCTCCGCAGGAGCCGGTGCGGGTTCCGCTTGCGAAGCGACTGGAAGCGGTGATCTTCGATCTGGACGGCGTGATCACCGACACGGCCGAATATCACTATCTGGCCTGGCAGGCGCTGGCCGATGAGCTGGGCGTACCCTTCAGCAGGGAGAAGAATGAACGGCTGAAAGGCGTCAGCCGCATGGAGTCGCTGGACATCGTGCTGGAGGACAGCGGCCTCGGCCTCCCGGAAGCCGCGAAGCTGCGGCTGGCGGAGCAGAAGAACGATCATTACAGGGAAATGATCGGGCGCATCACTCCGGCGGATCTGCTGCCGGGGATCCCGGAGCTGCTGGATTCCCTCCGGAAGGGGGGAATCCTGGTGGGACTGGCCTCGGCGAGCCTGAACGCTCCGGTCATTCTGGAGCGTCTTGGCGCAGCCCATTGGTTCCAGGCGGCCGCCGACCCGGCCAGTCTCCGGAAGGGCAAGCCCGATCCGGAGATTTTCCTGCAGGCGGCGGAGCTGCTTGGGGTCACGCCGGGCAATTGCATCGGCGTGGAGGACGCGGCGGCGGGCATCGCCGCGATTAAGGCGGCGGGCATGAAGGCCGTAGGCATCGGAAGCCCGGCGCAGCTGGGCGATGCCGATCTGCTGCTGCCCCGGACCGTGGAGCTGAGCGTAGAGAAGCTGCTGGAGCTGCTCCGGCAATAA
- a CDS encoding carbohydrate ABC transporter permease translates to MDAQIKPKSSDPGAQAKRTISIKAVLLSLGVLLANIVINGLIFLFFRDSALNPLLTAVLAVLWGVLGVYLIYYTLTWAVEQYPDHIRRRVLPYVFIGPAVIILGWLLVLPALRTLYLSFFNASSEKFVGLSNYAAIFSDHLMATALRNNLLWVFVGTLACVCFGLLIAILADRSSYEKIAKSIIFMPMAISFVAAGVIWKFVYYYQPGDEQIGLLNAIVTYFGGEPQAWTSMLQPWNNFFLIVILIWMQTGFAMVIFSAAIKGVPDDILEAARVDGAGEVKIFFGIMIPFISATILTVTTTIIVFTLKIFDVVMVMTGGQYDTEVVATQFYRQFFMYRNFGYGSTLAIVLLIAVLPVILINLRQFRKQGGF, encoded by the coding sequence ATGGATGCACAAATAAAGCCGAAATCCAGTGACCCCGGTGCACAAGCGAAACGGACCATCAGCATCAAGGCGGTGCTTCTGTCCCTTGGGGTTCTGCTTGCCAACATCGTGATTAATGGCCTGATTTTTTTGTTTTTCCGGGATTCTGCGCTGAATCCGCTGCTGACTGCGGTTCTTGCCGTACTGTGGGGCGTGCTTGGCGTGTATCTGATTTACTATACGCTGACCTGGGCGGTGGAGCAGTATCCTGACCATATCCGCAGGAGGGTGCTGCCGTATGTTTTTATCGGGCCGGCGGTTATCATTCTGGGCTGGCTGCTGGTGCTGCCTGCGCTGCGGACGCTGTATCTGAGCTTTTTTAATGCTTCCTCGGAGAAATTTGTCGGACTCAGCAACTATGCCGCGATCTTCAGCGACCACCTCATGGCGACCGCGCTGCGTAACAATCTGCTATGGGTATTCGTCGGAACGCTGGCCTGTGTCTGCTTCGGGCTGCTGATCGCCATTCTTGCCGACCGCAGCAGCTACGAAAAAATCGCCAAGTCGATCATCTTCATGCCCATGGCTATATCGTTTGTAGCCGCAGGAGTCATTTGGAAATTTGTCTATTATTATCAGCCGGGCGACGAGCAAATCGGGCTGCTGAACGCGATTGTGACCTATTTTGGCGGCGAACCGCAGGCTTGGACGAGTATGCTGCAGCCCTGGAATAACTTTTTTCTCATTGTGATTTTGATCTGGATGCAGACGGGGTTTGCGATGGTGATCTTCTCCGCCGCAATTAAAGGGGTTCCCGACGATATTCTGGAGGCCGCGCGTGTGGATGGTGCAGGTGAGGTGAAGATTTTCTTCGGCATTATGATTCCGTTCATCTCCGCGACGATTCTGACCGTTACAACCACCATTATCGTCTTTACATTGAAAATATTTGACGTCGTCATGGTGATGACAGGAGGTCAATACGATACAGAAGTGGTAGCGACACAGTTCTACCGGCAGTTCTTTATGTACCGTAATTTCGGGTACGGCTCAACGCTGGCTATTGTGCTCCTGATTGCAGTCTTGCCTGTAATTCTTATCAATCTGCGGCAGTTCCGTAAACAGGGGGGATTCTAA
- a CDS encoding ABC transporter substrate-binding protein, with protein sequence MKKATGRKLSLAMVLCLSFTMMLSGCGGNNNTNNAAKTDPPAATEAPAASNSQASPEASEAAGAGSPLDLAMKGEYKGTKVTMFGPFVDADQVKFESSIKEFEEKTGIDIQYEGSKEFEATINIRVDGGNAPDIADFPQPGLLASIAKTGKVVDLTGVLDQEKLKANYNKSWLDMSTMDGKDGKIMAGIWNRSNVKSLVWYPKKQFDDAGYTVPETWDDMMALTEQIAKDGDPAWTIGIESGAATGWAATDWIENIMLRTTTPENYDKWVKGELPFTSPEVKNAVEVMSKIWLNKDYVYGGTKSIVTTAFGDAPKPMFENPPKAWFNLMGNFITSFFPETAKVDQDYDWFYLPPIDPQYGKPVLVAGDIYAMFNDRPEVRAVMEFFTTGESIKTWVQSGGVIAPMNDASLDWYTSESDRRMAKLVQDASTLRFDGSDLMPGKVGAGTFWKGMTDYVSGTATLDKALEQIQSGWNN encoded by the coding sequence ATGAAAAAGGCTACGGGACGAAAACTGTCACTCGCCATGGTGCTGTGTCTATCCTTCACCATGATGCTTAGCGGATGCGGCGGAAATAATAATACTAATAATGCGGCCAAGACCGATCCGCCAGCGGCTACAGAAGCACCGGCTGCATCTAACAGCCAAGCTTCACCGGAAGCTTCGGAGGCCGCAGGGGCGGGCTCACCGCTGGATTTGGCTATGAAAGGTGAATATAAAGGCACCAAGGTAACCATGTTCGGACCGTTCGTGGATGCCGACCAGGTGAAGTTTGAGAGCAGCATTAAGGAGTTTGAGGAAAAAACCGGCATCGATATTCAATATGAAGGCTCCAAGGAATTCGAAGCGACGATCAACATCCGTGTTGACGGCGGCAATGCGCCGGATATCGCCGACTTCCCGCAGCCGGGCCTCTTGGCCTCCATTGCCAAAACCGGCAAGGTGGTTGATCTGACCGGGGTGCTGGACCAGGAGAAGCTGAAAGCGAACTACAACAAAAGCTGGCTGGATATGTCCACCATGGACGGAAAAGACGGCAAGATCATGGCCGGGATCTGGAACCGCAGCAATGTGAAAAGTCTGGTCTGGTATCCCAAGAAGCAATTTGACGATGCCGGTTATACGGTTCCTGAAACCTGGGATGACATGATGGCGCTGACCGAGCAAATTGCCAAGGACGGCGATCCGGCCTGGACTATTGGAATTGAGAGCGGTGCGGCAACGGGCTGGGCGGCAACCGACTGGATAGAGAACATTATGCTGCGTACTACTACGCCTGAGAACTATGATAAATGGGTTAAAGGCGAGCTGCCGTTCACCTCGCCGGAAGTGAAGAATGCCGTAGAAGTGATGTCCAAGATCTGGCTCAATAAGGATTACGTCTATGGCGGAACCAAATCGATTGTAACCACTGCTTTCGGGGATGCGCCAAAGCCAATGTTCGAGAACCCGCCAAAAGCCTGGTTCAATCTGATGGGGAACTTCATTACCAGCTTCTTCCCGGAAACGGCCAAGGTGGATCAGGATTACGACTGGTTCTATCTGCCGCCGATTGATCCGCAATACGGCAAGCCGGTGCTGGTAGCGGGCGATATCTATGCTATGTTCAATGACCGTCCGGAAGTGCGTGCAGTCATGGAGTTCTTCACCACAGGCGAATCGATCAAAACCTGGGTACAGTCCGGCGGCGTGATTGCCCCAATGAATGATGCCTCCCTGGATTGGTACACCTCCGAATCTGACCGCCGGATGGCGAAGCTGGTACAGGATGCTTCCACACTGCGCTTCGACGGCTCTGACCTGATGCCGGGCAAAGTGGGTGCAGGCACGTTCTGGAAAGGCATGACCGACTATGTAAGCGGAACAGCTACACTGGATAAGGCCCTCGAGCAGATTCAGTCAGGCTGGAACAATTAA
- a CDS encoding carbohydrate ABC transporter permease, with protein MAGKKKRKGGKTIVNLVLGVICFIWLLPTLGLFISSFRPAADILQTGWWKVFPHQEWTQGETLQLSKDTDLRQPIEVNGQAYTDDQLKAGVEVDDSRLMWENRRARTVNMQEQGWKTTPDLTLDNYSNVLSGKEYKLTEADGSETVQKGTGLSQAFWNTLTIAVPATVIPVLIASFAAYAFAWLRFPGRKTLFVIIIAMLVIPIQVALIPVLKDYTSLGLNGSYLGIWLAHTAFGLPLVTYFMYNFISQLPKDLFESAFIDGASHFTIFSRLILPLSVPALASIGIFQFLWVWNDYLVSLIFIGNQPSVQVMSMKIADLVGSRGNDWHLLTSAAFISMLMPLAIFFLLQKYFVRGLMGGSVKG; from the coding sequence ATGGCCGGCAAAAAGAAAAGAAAAGGCGGCAAAACCATCGTCAATCTCGTGCTGGGCGTCATTTGCTTCATTTGGCTGCTCCCGACGCTGGGTCTCTTTATTTCCTCGTTCCGTCCGGCAGCGGATATTCTGCAAACCGGCTGGTGGAAGGTATTTCCCCATCAGGAGTGGACGCAAGGCGAGACGCTGCAGCTGTCTAAGGATACCGATCTGCGCCAGCCGATTGAGGTGAACGGCCAGGCCTACACGGATGACCAGCTGAAGGCGGGCGTGGAGGTGGACGACAGCCGCCTGATGTGGGAGAACCGCAGAGCGCGCACGGTCAATATGCAGGAGCAGGGCTGGAAGACTACCCCTGATCTTACTTTGGATAATTACAGCAATGTGCTGTCCGGCAAAGAGTACAAACTCACGGAAGCCGACGGCAGTGAAACGGTGCAAAAGGGTACGGGGCTGTCCCAAGCCTTCTGGAATACGCTGACGATTGCGGTTCCGGCTACGGTCATTCCGGTGCTGATCGCCTCTTTTGCCGCATATGCCTTTGCTTGGCTGCGGTTCCCGGGGCGCAAAACCCTGTTCGTCATCATTATCGCCATGCTCGTGATCCCGATTCAAGTCGCATTGATTCCTGTGCTTAAGGACTATACTTCGCTTGGTCTGAACGGAAGTTATCTGGGGATCTGGCTGGCGCATACCGCCTTTGGCCTGCCGCTGGTTACCTACTTCATGTACAACTTCATCAGCCAGCTTCCCAAGGATCTGTTCGAATCGGCCTTTATTGACGGCGCGAGCCATTTCACGATCTTCAGCAGACTGATTCTGCCGCTGTCTGTGCCTGCTCTCGCCTCCATCGGAATCTTCCAGTTCCTCTGGGTGTGGAATGATTACCTGGTGTCGCTGATTTTTATCGGCAACCAGCCTTCGGTGCAGGTCATGTCGATGAAGATTGCCGACCTGGTCGGCTCGCGCGGCAACGACTGGCATCTGCTGACCTCCGCAGCTTTTATATCGATGCTGATGCCGCTGGCGATCTTCTTCCTGCTGCAAAAGTACTTTGTCCGGGGGCTTATGGGCGGTTCGGTAAAGGGCTGA
- a CDS encoding DinB family protein — translation MVQTTILGLQSLLKEVPAAFISISPEEAATPRPGGKWSKLQLLGHLCDSAINNMSRFIKVQYEPQPLRLALYDQNEWMAAQQYGSAAQEEVLALWVSLNQAVLRVISSLTRDQLQLVFLQESGETVTLQWLIEDYLEHMKHHLGQIFPGESLQSL, via the coding sequence ATGGTACAGACCACAATTTTGGGTCTGCAATCACTCTTGAAGGAGGTTCCTGCGGCGTTCATCTCTATTTCTCCCGAAGAAGCTGCAACGCCGCGTCCGGGAGGCAAATGGTCCAAGCTCCAGCTGCTTGGACATCTGTGCGACTCCGCTATCAACAATATGTCGCGCTTCATCAAGGTGCAGTACGAACCGCAGCCGCTGCGTCTCGCCCTTTATGACCAAAACGAGTGGATGGCCGCCCAGCAGTACGGCAGCGCCGCCCAAGAGGAAGTATTAGCCCTCTGGGTCAGCCTTAACCAGGCCGTTCTGCGGGTCATTTCCAGCCTCACCCGAGACCAGCTTCAACTTGTATTCCTGCAGGAAAGCGGCGAAACTGTCACCCTGCAATGGCTGATTGAGGATTACCTGGAGCACATGAAGCATCATTTGGGGCAGATCTTCCCGGGCGAGTCTCTGCAGTCACTTTGA
- a CDS encoding LacI family DNA-binding transcriptional regulator, whose product MKPTIRDVAKMAEVSISTVSRVMNAPHTVIESKRSRVIEAIEKLQYQPNAFARGLIYKKSNTLGLLIPDIENLYFAGVIRGMQDACIKLGYSLMICNTDRDKERMLSYIDTFHEKQVDGIVYASDVLYPECYEKLTGCRIPFVLVSSHSEEFDVPSVEVDDEKAAYDAVKFLIELGHTEIGMIGFNHDNSVSGPPRYEGFVRALNEAGLEHSVEKVRYANHRFEHAYQAAHELFTDYPQVTALFCVADEFAMGAISYLKDRNILVPGQVSVIGFDNLRMSGMYIPKLTTIAQPIYQLGYRAAEKLHELLTTGKVEVPTEKMEHKLIVRESSRER is encoded by the coding sequence ATGAAGCCAACAATCAGAGATGTCGCCAAAATGGCAGAGGTGTCAATCAGCACCGTGTCACGTGTAATGAATGCACCCCATACTGTAATTGAGAGCAAGCGCAGCCGTGTAATTGAAGCCATTGAGAAGCTGCAGTATCAGCCGAATGCTTTTGCCAGGGGGTTGATTTACAAGAAATCCAATACACTGGGACTGCTTATACCTGATATTGAGAACCTTTACTTTGCCGGAGTGATCCGGGGGATGCAAGATGCCTGCATTAAGCTGGGTTATAGTCTGATGATCTGCAATACGGACCGTGACAAGGAACGGATGCTGAGCTACATTGACACGTTTCATGAGAAGCAGGTGGATGGAATCGTATACGCCAGTGATGTTCTGTATCCGGAATGTTATGAGAAGCTGACGGGCTGCAGAATTCCCTTTGTACTGGTATCTTCCCATTCGGAAGAATTCGATGTGCCCTCAGTGGAAGTTGATGATGAGAAAGCGGCATATGACGCCGTGAAGTTCCTGATTGAACTGGGGCATACCGAGATCGGGATGATCGGGTTCAATCATGACAACTCCGTATCCGGCCCGCCGCGTTATGAAGGATTTGTAAGAGCGCTGAATGAAGCCGGGCTTGAGCACAGTGTAGAGAAGGTCAGATACGCCAATCACCGCTTTGAGCATGCCTATCAGGCAGCGCATGAGCTGTTTACAGATTATCCGCAAGTGACAGCCCTGTTCTGTGTAGCCGATGAGTTCGCGATGGGAGCCATTTCGTATCTGAAGGACCGCAATATTCTGGTGCCGGGGCAGGTATCCGTCATCGGGTTCGACAATCTGCGGATGTCGGGTATGTACATTCCGAAGCTGACGACCATTGCACAGCCGATCTATCAACTGGGCTACCGGGCAGCGGAGAAGCTGCATGAACTGCTGACCACTGGGAAGGTAGAAGTTCCTACGGAAAAGATGGAGCATAAGCTGATTGTAAGGGAATCCTCACGGGAAAGATGA
- a CDS encoding LacI family DNA-binding transcriptional regulator — MPTIKDVALKAGVSATTVSRVLNNRGYLSEALKQRVYTAMEELNYRPNELARSLSRSRSNIIGLIIPLVSLPFFSELTGHIEEHAYLNGYKLLLCNSQQDKNKELEYIDMLRSSRVDGIIMGSHTLEVEAYRQMNLPLVTFDRQISPAIPYVCSDNYAGGQLATTLLIEKGCRKLAHIGGHPELNLLSHLRYEGFADTARRAGIWQTSLHTDNNSFDVQAYERLLEQLFREHPGIDGIFAGSDLIAAYALKACRESGRRVPADVRIIGYDGTALCSLNHPSITTIRQPMEEMGRLAVELILKQVEGVSVSPANILPVKLQEGSTT, encoded by the coding sequence ATGCCTACCATAAAAGACGTAGCACTCAAAGCCGGCGTTTCGGCCACAACAGTATCCAGAGTGCTGAACAACAGGGGTTATTTAAGCGAAGCGCTGAAGCAGAGGGTCTATACCGCGATGGAGGAGCTGAACTACAGGCCCAATGAGCTGGCCCGTTCACTCAGCCGTTCCAGATCCAATATCATTGGACTGATCATCCCCCTTGTCTCGCTTCCCTTTTTCAGTGAATTAACCGGCCATATTGAGGAGCATGCCTACCTGAACGGATACAAGCTGCTGCTCTGCAACTCGCAACAGGACAAAAATAAAGAGCTGGAATATATCGATATGCTGCGTTCCAGTCGGGTCGACGGCATCATTATGGGCAGTCATACGCTGGAGGTTGAAGCCTACCGGCAGATGAACCTGCCCCTGGTCACCTTTGACCGGCAAATCTCCCCGGCTATTCCATATGTCTGTTCGGACAACTATGCCGGAGGACAATTGGCAACCACATTATTAATTGAAAAAGGCTGCCGGAAGCTCGCCCATATCGGCGGCCACCCGGAGCTGAATCTCTTGTCCCATCTCAGATATGAGGGTTTCGCAGATACCGCCCGTAGGGCGGGTATATGGCAGACCTCCCTGCATACGGACAATAACAGCTTCGATGTTCAGGCGTATGAACGGCTGCTGGAGCAGCTGTTCCGGGAACATCCCGGGATTGACGGCATCTTCGCCGGCAGCGATCTGATCGCTGCCTACGCGCTGAAGGCCTGCCGCGAGAGCGGGCGGCGCGTGCCGGCGGATGTGCGGATTATCGGCTATGACGGCACCGCACTGTGCAGCCTGAATCATCCGTCCATCACCACAATCCGGCAGCCAATGGAAGAGATGGGCAGGCTCGCAGTGGAGCTTATCCTGAAGCAGGTGGAAGGCGTCAGCGTCTCCCCTGCTAATATTCTGCCGGTGAAGCTGCAGGAAGGCTCTACGACCTAA